From the genome of Cololabis saira isolate AMF1-May2022 chromosome 1, fColSai1.1, whole genome shotgun sequence:
ccaggtgttttgggagaaatctcaattaggttctaggagtggtcggctgtatcaaaatgaatcacacacacacacctcgccTCTGCTATAAGatgtgaatacatttattagcaaaaagcaagcatttacatagaagacatccacaaaactGCCAGTTTGCTAGAATAATTCGCCAAGTTACCCCCTGCAAAgacagcagtacacacaaagGACCCCCagctatccaggccaggacagcaggaactccaactatccaggccctggagcaggacccccaactatccaggcctggacagcaggacccccaactatccaggccaggacagcagcaACCCCagctatccaggccaggacagcaggacccccagctatccaggcctggacagcaggacacccagctatccaggccaggacagcaggacccccagcTATCcgggccaggacagcaggacccccagctatccaggccaggacagcaggacccccaactatccaggcctggacagcaggacccccaatcCAGGCCTATCCAGGCcaggagcaggacccccaactatccaggccaggacagcaggacccccaactatccaggccctggagcaggacccccaactatccaggccaggacagcaggacccccaactatccaggccaggacagcaggacccccaactatccaggcctggacagcaggacccccaatcCAGGCCTATCCAGGCcaggagcaggacccccaactatccaggccaggacagcaggacccccaactatccaggccctggagcaggacccccaactatccaggccctggagcaggacccccaactatccaggccctggagcaggacccccaactatccaggccaggacagcagggcccccaactatccaggccaggacagcaggacccccaactatccaggccaggacagcaggaccccaaaaatatccaggccaggacaacAGGACCctcaactatccaggcctggacagcaggacccccagctatccaggcctggacagcaggacccccagctatccaggccaggacagcaggacccccagctatccaggcctggacagcaggacccccagctatccaggccaggacagcaggacccccagctatccaggccaggacagcaggacccccaactatccaggcctggacagcaggacccccaatcCAGGcctatccaggcctggacagcaggacccccaactatccagccCTGGACAGCTCCAGGACAGCTAAAACTCTCCTCCACACTCACTGCCAGATCGCTCAGAGCTCCCCACCTccactgctgcagtgtgtgactTCGCCTCAGCTCTCCGGTGTGAgttgtgattgtttgctgtgcttacctttttttttttttttgccgatttttaattttttttcccccattttatcccccagtgctcctacctaactgacagtcctgggcattgctccctctaccaaccccaggaggtcctgcactgagctccggTCTcgtccttaacctgaggagtgagcagcatcttttcaccagacagggtgaggatcctccccaccccatctgtccccggttggccagagggggcagtagagcccaggactgtgtgcatgtttttgtgagggtagctcacattagctacagagggaacacagggagaacatgcaaactccacacagaaaagccctttcaccaaccccacccagggtgtgggcgctgaagtcatgggggaactaacttCAGCGCCCGGCGgaaattgaacccaggaccttcttgctgtgacgGCTGcgctaccagctgcgccaccgtgcccttGCTGTGCTTACCTGATTCTGCTGACAATAAGTCATTACCAATCTATCTGGTCCAGTTGGTGCTGCTCTTGGGTCCAAAACCCCACCCCTTACAGAATCAGGTGTGCCGAGGCCTGGAAATATCCAAAACATGCGGGACAGTAGATCTTGAGGATCAGGGTtgatttttattctttcttttcatgAGCATTAACCTGACATTAACCATTTTGTTTAGACAAAGGAAAAATAGCTTACCTAAGCTCAGAAGTCAAGTCAAGAAGGTTACCACTATATAGCTAAAATAAGGAGAGCTAACTATTAATCACAGCCAGTCATCAATCAAAAGAACACCCACAATTGAAACACCACTTGTAGCCTGTTTTCATTGAGTGGTTCCGTATGCTCCAGTACTGTATTTTGTCTGTTTCCATTaggataccgatactggtatcggtatcggggccgatactgccctcatatactcgtactcgcaaaaagtctccgataccacgcaccgatactttattgttgttgtagttactggttagcgccgctagggggagatgttgagccgccccgcggctccccgggtcagtctacagcctggctgagcagcagcctggctgagcagcagcctggctgagcagcagcctggctgagcagcagcctggctgagcagcagctgctgctctgtggCTGTAGCCAGCTGGtccatgtttcagtaaattctatcttccttaattatacaaactggacgtttgagtattacccttactcacagggaactttattaaacactccacgtaaccattgttacattccggttagccgttagccgcgttagccggtTAGCCAGTTAGCTGCGTTAGCCGCGCCGACAGCctgcagtctgtcttgcttctgtcgtcgtcccttattttgaaatatgtccaccctgCTGACATTCCGCTGCATTAATTATCACTATGttgcctgaaacggcactgCCAGTCTTACTCACGGGTATCACTCTATATAACTGGACTGTAAcaatgttcttcttcttcttcttcttcttcttcttcttcttcttcttcttcttcttcttcttcttcttcttcttcttcttcttcttcttcttcttcttcttcttcttcttcttcttcttcttcttcttcttcttcttcttcttcttcttcttcttcttcttcttcttcttcttcttcttcttcttcttcttcttcttcttcttcttcttcttcttcttcttcttcttcttcttcttcttcttcttcttcttcttcttcttcttcttcttcttcttcttcttcttcttcttcttcttcttcttcttcttcttcttcttcttcttcttcttcttcttcttcttcttcttcttcttcttcttcttcttcttcttctctgttttattggcggatcgcaaccaactGTAAggagcataccgccacctactgtacaagagtgtgtaacatcatttcatttagcctgtttttgaaattctatttgattgtttatgttgtttcacacggacggcttcaggtgaagcaccgcacatgctcagttgatgtacctgcgatgagactaaagcGCGGAGGAAAGACCGAccgaatttctgttgcaaataaaaccatcCCTAGTTTCCTAAAATCGTCTCATTAAACCGAACCATACCGTACCGTTTTTGGCATCCGTTGTTTGTAGAAAAATGGCACGGTATGGTAAGGGCAAAGCTACTGCCATCACACGTTACAATCCGTTGATTGGTGGACAGAAAACGTCACTACACATGACAAAAGCAGGCGCAAAACCAGCACGAGAGTTTGTAAAAACTCTTTGTCGCCCACAATCTTCTCACAAACTAcatggcatggattttacagaCCAAGTTACCAAAAGCCAAGCATAACAAAAACGGGCTGCTGGGTGACCTACCCTTGGTACCGTCTCCATGGTAGCTTTGCTTCTGTTGTCTTTGGTTTACTATGATGCCACGCTAGCCATTCTGTCTACAGCCACATGCACCGTGGCGGTCCGACTTACAGTGGAAACGCTCACCTGAATTGAGTGGACCATTCTAAACTAAATATATTGATTTCTTCTGTAAAGGTGAACATTCTGACAATGGGGGCCCAATGACGATTGACTCTCTTTTAGCCAGCCCCTAGTTATCATTCCAGGAACTGCAGTTTTTCTTACTTTcgcagcacgcagctcccgaagctatCGCTATAGACTAAACGAGTGTTCTATAAATGTGTGTAAATAGGTGATTGTGGCTTCTAGTGAAGTGCTTGCTCCAGAAGACTAGGAAAGTGTGATATACCTGTAAAGAGTTTATTTACCATTTATATATGTGTGCAGGCCTGAAATGATGGAATGAATTTATATGAAGACTTGCAATGCAGCTGAAGAGGCAAAACATGAAATGTTTTAAATTTTAAAGTGTtggccttttttatttatttatctatctttaCTTTCCATATTGTCccagctttttatttttgggTTGTAGATAAGTTGTCATATTAgttttgtaaagaaaaaaaaggatttatacCGGTAGTTAATATCATGTTTGCAGCTTGTTTCACTGTCCTACAATTATGGAAAATGTACTAAAATGTTTTATCATATTTGCATTAATTATAGTGGAACCAGAAATCAAGTTGGTGGGCAACATGCACGGAAATGAGGTGTTGGGCCGGCAGCTTCTCATCTATTTGGCCCAGTACCTGTGTTCGGAGTATATTCTGGGAAACCAAAGAATACAGACCATCATCAACACCACTCGCATCCATATTCTGGCCTCCATGAACCCTGATGGTTATGAACTTGCCTCCTCAGAGGTAGAGGATAGGAATGATCAGGAGTTCTCCAACCAGGAAGTAAATATTGTTAACCGAAACAAAGACAAACTGCCGTTATCCGCTTCAAAAGCTATTGTCTATCTTCTGTACTTTACTAAAGAACTACTAATGAAAAGGATTCTCACAAATGGGTTGCAAAATGGAAACCCTTTCAACAAATCCATGTAATATCATCCTGGAAACTCTGAAAATGAGTATGCAGGTTTCCACCTCCTACCTGTCAGTCTGTCAACCTATACATGACAACATAGTCCCACTCGTCTAGGACAGATCCTCCCACTCCCAGACTTAAGTGATCAACCAGCGATGAAAGAAATTGGATGcaaagaataaaactataatgaGTATATCTAAATGGAATCTGACAGTgtcctgaaaattgtaaaataCGTTGCACACTTAAGCTGGCTGTGGGAAAACATGCATGTGCTCTACTTACAGGAACCAACATTTCACGCTTCTTTAATATTTGTATGAAATTCTCACCCCAGTTTGTCCCACATAAGTACGGGAAACTTATTTGGCATCTCTTGAAAAGAACAGTCAGTCTGCGCAAAATAttagtttattttcatttatgctCTGGCATGTTCACTGTGCCTCTAACAACCTCTGCAAGAATGTAATGCCGTGAACAGATTACTGTCAAATTGTAATAATTTGTTTCTTAActcaaaacagaaaataaatacaaagagCTACCATATCTTCCTGTGAGTCAAAGATTACACAAAGTTGTGGTCTGATCTGTTGGTAGGATGCATGTTTGCATTGGCAATCAAAATGTTTAGTACAGTGGTTTCCAAACTTTTTCAGCTGGGCCTCACTTTGATGTATGAGAAAATATTTGGTCCTAGCCCTGAGTTTACACGACCTCCAACCAGACAGACATATTTTGTTTTCAAACTCCATTGCAGTTTATTTCACACCCAGGGGCGGTTTGTTCATAAGGGCGATCGGGCGATGCACCaccaaaggggaaaaaagagtgTGCCCATTGTGAAGCAAAGAGTGTGGAGCAAAAGGTGCCCCTTATGTACATTGCTATACACACCAGTTTAATTTGGATTATGCATCAAACCACTTCTCACATCCTGgcaatgaggttttttttttcattgccaGTTTTTTTTACCCAGTCCCCTAAACGCACCAGCATACTCGACCAGATAAGTTGACTACCAAGGCTAGCAAGAGCTTCATCCACAAGGTGAAACTTCAATAGCAGGATTGTCAACACTGTCTAAAAGAACCTAGATGACCTCGTGCAGTGTTTTGAATACATCAGAACTTCGGGTTCATTTGACAGCAACAGTGAGTTTTGGTGGGCGGCTGTCTCTTGGCAGGTTTGCTGTTGTGCTATGTTCTTTCCATTTTGTTATGATAGATTTGCTTGTGCTCCTGGGCATCATCAAAGATTTGGATATTTGTTTATAACCTAACTGACTTGTACTTCTCAACAATTGTTTCCCTCACTTGTTTGGAGAGTTCCTTGGTCTTCTTGGCAGTGTGGTTAGTGGTCCCTCTTGCTTGTTGCAGCCTGTGGAGCCTTTCACAAaaggtgtgtatatataatgaTCATGAGACACTtagattggacacaggtggacATCATTTCACTAAATATGTGACTTCTGAAGTAAATTTATTGTACCAGAAGTCTTTATGGGCTTCATAACAAAACAACTTGGGCAATTCAGATTTTAAAAACATTGAACAAAAGGCtgtaatgaaacaaaatacgTAAAAAGCGAAGGGGGGGtgaatactttcgcaaggcactggtcacctggggcctcatgtatgACAcgaaaaacgtgcgtacgccactttctacactcatggtcggatgttcaaaaagtgatttgaacgtggAAAGTTTCACGCACAAATCCTGTCTGGCACTTTTCTGGGGCTTTGTCCGTTGGCTGGGCCGGTTTTTGCTTAGGGCAATATGGGTGACTGCCCAGGGCCAAATCCACGTGGGGGTGCACGAGcgctctcaaaaaaaaaaaagaaaaaaaatttgctcTGCTGCTTTCTATGATACCGCCGGTACCGtagggcgcagactcggcgcagagcctccaccaccacctcctctcctattggacacaactttctctcttctcccttctctctcttcggccttctctcctattggacacaactcttttcccttctctcctattggacgcgccaagatgtcgtcacagtggggcacggtgaaataaaaaaatgttcaatttgggcAGGCAGGCACGGCCCAAACGCGAAAGGGGCTGCCCCTTTCACATGGAGGGCGCAAAGCGGGGACCactgccggctttcccattcattgtgtatgtgctaccgcggcacAAGAGCGGGccgctctgccgccgagctcgACGGCGCCCGAGAGGGCGCCTGCCGTCGggtttgaacattttttaatttcactgtgccgcgctgtgacgacatctcggcgcgtccaataggagagaaggcgagggagggtgaaaaaaaacttgcgggttgtagatcagagacgatcaagatggaggacaaaatgattttggctgtgagtctgtgtgaggagctgtgggatacaaGACTGCACTCAGAATTGGTCTGACCCTTCCAGTGACAGTAGCAGAAGCAGAAAGGAGTTTTTCCTAGCTGAAgcttattaaataaacaaatatcccttGTATATTGTTTGGATTGAAAAAAAGCTCATTTAAACTCTTTAGTTGATAATAACTAACTGCATCAGGCTGCAAATGCTTTTTCTCATGACGGATATATGGTCTTGTCTATATGTTAACAATATAATTAACAAAAATGGTCTCATATAATCTTACTTGAATTCTTGACTAATATCATTTGCTTAATATTTTCTTAACATAATCAgttatttctcattttttacaTATCATTACCACTATTGCTATTCATCAGTCTCATCTGTATCACATGTTTTAATATTCCTAGTTGTTTGACCTTAAACATTTTAGGGTCACTTGTTGAATGCTTGGACAAATGGCCGGAACAATGCCCAAAATATTGATCTGAATCGCAACTTTCCTGACCTCACTTCCATCTTCTACCGAAACCGGCGCAGCAGACGCTACCGTATGGACCACATCCCAATCCCAGATACGTATTGGTTTGGGAAGGTAGGAAGAATTTGCTCATTAATAatatttacagaaaataaactgcataaaaagtTTGTGTGAAACCCAACCAACGTAGCATCTTTGGGCCATAGGTAGCACCAGAGACCTATGCAGTAATGAAGTGGATCAGGTCGTTGCCTTTTGTTCAGTCTGCCAGCTTCCATGGAGGGGAGCTGGTCGTTTCCTACCCTTTTGATTTCTCTAGACATCCACATGAAGAGAAAATGTTTTCCCCCACTTCCGATGAACAGGTATGACTTTAGGACGGATTCATTCTTCTAAATCGAATCAGAATTAGGCAGTTCAATTgctatattttttctttgtcaatAATTTTGCAATATACAGGTTTTCAAGCAGCTGGCTCGCACGTATGCTGATGCCCATGCCACCATGTCCAATAACGACACAGAGAGGTGCGGGGCTACCTTTTATCGGACCCGGGGCATCATCAACGGGGCACTGTGGTACAGTTTTGCTGGTGGTGAGATTTGTTTAAAACCAGAAGTAGAACaatttatataccgtattttctggactactgtataagccgctacttttttcataggttttcaaccgtgcggcttatgcaaaggtgcagctattctgtggatttttcttccaccgctcggggcgctctaacccggaattagaatcaaaactaagacaaagtaaatgcaaagaagaatacgctacttcttctttagcagatagaagtaggtagaagcagatttcaaacagataaatagataaataaataccggatattttctcttggttctgtcccgttttaatcatcaaagttgctgccgtgttaaaagacactgttaggaaagaatctatttaggtacaaacatgtacatcatttacagttcaaaatccttctgtacatgtagtaaatatctaatctaacaacataaatatctgtggctgaaatatcttttttttttaaatagagcagaggcggcttatatgcaggtgcggttTATAGTCCAGAACATACAGTAGTTTATTTTTTGCTTCTCACAATACCTTTTACATGTTCTTTCATCTGCAGGTATGTCAGATTTCAATTACTTGCACACTAACTGTCTGGAGCTCACAGTGGAGCTTGGCTGTGACAAATTTCCCTCTGAGGCCGAGCTTTACCCAGAATGGAAGAGGAATAAGGAAGCTTTACTCAGTTTAATTGAGTCTGTAAGTGTTTGCTGGAGTATCTGGTGGAAGAATGACTCATCATGCATTTtaaccagtgttgggactaacgggttatttagtaacgtgttacagtaacgccgttagttttggcggtaactaatactctaacacattactttttaaattcagtaactcaaTCACCCTTACCAAACGGTGTGTTACTccattatttctggctacagtgaagctttttttccccacagcggagaccggaggaaatgTAGTGGGCGAGTGTGTgtttattcaaaaacatgacgttCATGAGCTAAGacaaggcgagtttcgcaacgtggagatatcgtcattacagtaatccctcgtttttcacgaggggttacgttccaaaaagaacccgtgataagtgaaatccacaaagtagcaacctttttttatacaaggcttcaaagtGCGGAGATCAGCACGGCCTCGCACGTagtccactgctcttctgagccgctgcatcccgactctgtagcgtctttttctcctaaagccgcggtgcaggagtgttttttccagagaagaacatagttatgggaagttgttgtcgctcttttttcttctgggcaaaaggATTCTTATaatccgacatgccaccatggattatatctgagactgtaatgaacgattcatcaaagggtcctgttcttgagctgctgctgaagctcattggccgttctcagcttgttgctaagcaaccaacgttattgacacaggaagtgaagaagcggggagactgtttagccaatcagaatgaagaacacgatgcacaatgtaaatccatacagaacctgctgaaatgaaggctagagggcattaatgggagcatttaaaataaagttttttttaagtaactaaaaagttacttttcatagtaactcattactttttggtctaactgagttactaactgagttactttttaatgaagtaactagtaacggtaactagttactatttttcagtaactagcacaacactgattTTAATAATGGCAAATTTACAGTGTTTTACTAATGTTTACTAAAAAATTTTAAAGTACAGAAGCAATCCACTTGTTATTGATTAGATGAATAGTACTCTAACAGTTATGCATGCAGCACATGTAAGTTCATTTATTCTGTCCAGACCAAACCTTCTAGGTAGTTAAAACAATAGTTAACATTGTCATCTCTCTCTGAACAGGTACACAGGGGAATTAAGGGAGTAGTTAAGGACACCGAAGGAAATGGCATAAAAGGAGCAACTATCTCTGTCAGGGGGATAAGGAAAGATGTAACTACGGGTAAACTTTGAATGCATTGTTAAACACGTACACAATATTTGTGTGGAGTAGTGGATGACCAGGATTTGTGATTTCCTTGTAACATTTCTGGTTAAAGTTCAAGGGACAATTTCCTAAGTTTACCTTGGatactttttttctccccacCTGAAATACTCATCACTCATTATCTCCACATGACTTTCTGCTTCCTCACCTTCCTTTTCACTTGCTTCAGCTGAGGATGGAGACTACTGGAGGCTGCTGAACGCTGGCACTCACATCCTCACGGCCACAGCCAAAGGCTATtccaggatcagtaagagggtTTATCTCCCTCACAACATGAACAAGGCTGGACTGGTCCACTTTGTCTTGGAAAAGGTTTGGATTTTATCTAGTGTTGtcaatctaattaattacaggatttataattaattaatctaattaatcacatttttatctcatatctgctaaaggtccctaaataaagaatttgaattctaggacattgcaaaattgcagtgcatgactaatcaattgaatacactaagagaatatttgaaatccacattttaattggtgaagtgtttcataaatgaaattcaaaagaagaatctcaagcacatcagcaaaccaattaggccaggtgaattattcaaaaatacaatgcaaatacagttaaatgaataaaattcagaaataaaataaggctgagtctcaaatagccACTTAAGCAGATTCTCAATTCAagattaaaactaaagctgactcaatacagcatttcaagtactagtagctgtaacgtttacagtggaacttgtccgacatgtttagtgtttaaatgataattcaggctggagcagctccgctgataggaacattcttttttacaaaatgtacaaatcaccgcgttcttgttgatagtcccgtcttctttctttttatacataaacttgtcGTTCAAAGGcccagcaaagatttgctgagtctcccctgagtcgtccaggtctgtcactgctttgttagtttgactagcagcaggagggaagtgacctgTTACTGCCAAGTGAACTACGGCTCCCTCaatgggacacatttaaaatgctcgcgcattttgccactcataattaattgcgttaattttcataacgcgttaactagcagtgtaattaattaatctaattaacgcgctaaactgacagcccatTTTGTCTTTATAATCTTTGTGTTAATTACACAGTTTAAGATTGCATACCATTATTGTGGATGTTGTGAATGTTATGGCTAAATTTGACGTTCAGTGACATTATGAAGAGGTGAAATGGAAATGTCATTTATTTGTAAACACGGTCATAAGTTAATCTCCTTTGTTCTCAATTTCCCCACAATGTTGTATCCAGGTTCCTGTGGAGCCTGATATTGACGACCACCTCTTCCCCACCGTGGACAGCTGGGATCGGTTTGACCCCTACAACCAGTTTGAGCA
Proteins encoded in this window:
- the cpz gene encoding carboxypeptidase Z isoform X2; this translates as MCVGVLLLLLSSGWAATLQQQARQPGDPQPGDPKPAACTEVNLGYCNDMDYLRTIFPNILGHQSGWEAESGAEYLLLSVIHGLLNGECSPEIRLVGCSVLASPCQDNKMIKPCRSTCETLKNDCAHAFEAIEMAWPYFLDCDRFFASEQEGCFDPLTGLKARQELAVSSLSPEEPSTIIQFTYTSNAQMYSLLKRTAAKCSHISHVYSIGRSTEGRDLLVIEFTDNPGQHELLEPEIKLVGNMHGNEVLGRQLLIYLAQYLCSEYILGNQRIQTIINTTRIHILASMNPDGYELASSEGHLLNAWTNGRNNAQNIDLNRNFPDLTSIFYRNRRSRRYRMDHIPIPDTYWFGKVAPETYAVMKWIRSLPFVQSASFHGGELVVSYPFDFSRHPHEEKMFSPTSDEQVFKQLARTYADAHATMSNNDTERCGATFYRTRGIINGALWYSFAGGMSDFNYLHTNCLELTVELGCDKFPSEAELYPEWKRNKEALLSLIESVHRGIKGVVKDTEGNGIKGATISVRGIRKDVTTAEDGDYWRLLNAGTHILTATAKGYSRISKRVYLPHNMNKAGLVHFVLEKVPVEPDIDDHLFPTVDSWDRFDPYNQFEQSEPHVGEGGGERREKPWWWNYFSTSGISPPTWLLRNV
- the cpz gene encoding carboxypeptidase Z isoform X1 — protein: MCVGVLLLLLSSGWAATLQQQARQPGDPQPGDPKPAACTEVNLGYCNDMDYLRTIFPNILGHQSGWEAESGAEYLLLSVIHGLLNGECSPEIRLVGCSVLASPCQDNKMIKPCRSTCETLKNDCAHAFEAIEMAWPYFLDCDRFFASEQEGCFDPLTGLKARQELAVSSLSPEEPSTIIQFTYTSNAQMYSLLKRTAAKCSHISHVYSIGRSTEGRDLLVIEFTDNPGQHELLEPEIKLVGNMHGNEVLGRQLLIYLAQYLCSEYILGNQRIQTIINTTRIHILASMNPDGYELASSEVEDRNDQEFSNQEGHLLNAWTNGRNNAQNIDLNRNFPDLTSIFYRNRRSRRYRMDHIPIPDTYWFGKVAPETYAVMKWIRSLPFVQSASFHGGELVVSYPFDFSRHPHEEKMFSPTSDEQVFKQLARTYADAHATMSNNDTERCGATFYRTRGIINGALWYSFAGGMSDFNYLHTNCLELTVELGCDKFPSEAELYPEWKRNKEALLSLIESVHRGIKGVVKDTEGNGIKGATISVRGIRKDVTTAEDGDYWRLLNAGTHILTATAKGYSRISKRVYLPHNMNKAGLVHFVLEKVPVEPDIDDHLFPTVDSWDRFDPYNQFEQSEPHVGEGGGERREKPWWWNYFSTSGISPPTWLLRNV